A window of the Kosakonia radicincitans DSM 16656 genome harbors these coding sequences:
- a CDS encoding amino acid ABC transporter ATP-binding protein, which produces MIHIKNLHKHFGESHVLRGITCDIKPKEVVCVIGPSGSGKSTFLRCMNGLESVSEGVVEVNGFAIHNPKTDINKLRESVGMVFQRFNLFPHMTVLDNLTMAPVNLKGMKRAEAVALAENLLAKVGLSDKRDAWPASLSGGQQQRVAIARALAMNPAIMLFDEPTSALDPELVGDVLQVMKTLATEGMTMVIVTHEMGFAREVADRVIFIDQGVIQEEGPPQKIFTAPTNPRTAAFLSKVL; this is translated from the coding sequence GTGATTCACATTAAAAACCTGCATAAACATTTTGGCGAAAGCCATGTGCTGCGCGGCATCACTTGCGATATCAAGCCGAAAGAAGTGGTGTGCGTGATTGGGCCGTCCGGCTCGGGGAAAAGTACCTTTCTGCGCTGTATGAACGGCCTGGAGTCGGTGAGCGAAGGTGTCGTTGAGGTTAACGGCTTTGCGATCCACAATCCGAAAACCGATATCAACAAGCTGCGCGAAAGCGTCGGCATGGTTTTCCAGCGTTTCAACTTGTTCCCGCATATGACAGTGCTGGACAACCTGACAATGGCGCCTGTGAACCTGAAGGGGATGAAACGCGCTGAGGCCGTTGCCCTGGCGGAGAACCTGCTGGCGAAAGTCGGGCTGAGCGATAAACGTGATGCCTGGCCGGCGAGTCTTTCCGGCGGGCAACAGCAGCGCGTGGCAATTGCCCGCGCGTTGGCGATGAATCCGGCGATTATGCTATTCGATGAGCCGACATCGGCGCTCGATCCGGAGCTGGTGGGTGATGTATTGCAGGTGATGAAAACGCTGGCGACGGAAGGGATGACGATGGTGATCGTCACTCATGAAATGGGCTTTGCCCGCGAAGTGGCGGACCGGGTGATATTCATCGACCAGGGCGTGATCCAGGAAGAGGGGCCGCCGCAGAAGATTTTCACCGCGCCCACCAATCCCCGGACCGCCGCGTTCCTCAGTAAAGTTCTTTAA